One genomic segment of Arachis duranensis cultivar V14167 chromosome 4, aradu.V14167.gnm2.J7QH, whole genome shotgun sequence includes these proteins:
- the LOC127746611 gene encoding L10-interacting MYB domain-containing protein-like → MPNKGNKTEATQPSKDNLRWSDEMDQALLNALAEEALKGNRHDGSWTTEAYANVVKTLSIAIGPHITKNHIKNRMKTLKDHFAEACDLFHHLSGFAWNPITRKFEAEEEVWQDFIKEKSQAEK, encoded by the exons ATGccaaataaaggaaataaaacaGAAGCAACTCAACCTTCTAAAGACAACTTAAGATGGTCTGATGAGATGGATCAAGCTCTGCTAAATGCGTTAGCAGAAGAAGCATTGAAAGGTAATAGACATGATGGCTCGTGGACAACTGAAGCATATGCCAATGTTGTGAAGACTTTGAGTATAGCTATAGGCCCGCACATAACGAAGAACCACATCAAGAATAGAATGAAGACACTGAAAGATCATTTTGCTGAAGCGTGTGACTTATTTCATCACTTAAGTGGATTTGCATGGAATCCTATAACTAGAAAGTttgaagcagaagaagaagtgtGGCAAGACTTTATTAAG GAGAAATCTCAAgcagaaaaatag
- the LOC127746610 gene encoding uncharacterized protein LOC127746610: MDNENIEDANLEDRTNVIYDSEFQVGQITSTDLYHPEPIQIPTRAGKMHQLYLLELISQHRHRQINNDNLERELRRTQLITQLLESEKCRDVIRMGLEAFSQLCQKLRRTGRVKDSTRSTVEEQVAKFLHIIGHNVKTRTMSFFFHRSEETISRHFHNVLHAFYRERETSSGNHLDCIGAIDGTHSRVKVPRVDAPRFRGRKDHPTQNVLAACGFDMKFTYVLSGKFYLGDAGFMLKPVILTPYRSVQYHLKEYSLREPQNPKELFNHRHSSLRNVIERCFGVLNKRFPIIAGDTEPYYSFETMRNIFLACCILHNFFMGVDVDQSIIDEVDRELLQECNIDRSQPIQQRDEEYRHAALLRDNIAVKMWNVYQTL; this comes from the exons ATGGATAATGAAAATATCGAAGATGCGAATCTCGAAGATAGAACAAACGTCATATATGATTCAGAATTTCAAGTAGGTCAAATCACTTCTACTGACCTATATCATCCTGAACCAATACAAATACCAACTCGTGCAGGGAAGA TGCATCAGTTGTATCTTTTGGAATTAATATCACAACATAGGCATAGGCAAATTAATAATGACAACTTGGAAAGAGAACTTAGGCGTACTCAATTAATAACACAGTTACTGGAATCTGAAAAGTGTCGAGATGTCATACGTATGGGCCTTGAAGCATTTAGTCAGTTGTGTCAGAAATTAAGAAGAACTGGTAGAGTAAAGGATTCAACTCGTTCTACGGTTGAAGAGCAAGTCGCTAAATTCCTACATATTATAGGGCATAATGTGAAAACTAGAACCATGTCTTTCTTCTTCCATCGGTCAGAAGAGACAATTAGTCGTCACTTTCACAATGTCCTTCATGCTTTCTATCGTGAGAGGGAGACTTCTTCAGGCAACCATCTG GATTGCATTGGAGCCATAGATGGAACTCATAGTCGTGTGAAGGTACCAAGGGTGGACGCCCCTCGTTTTCGCGGACGAAAAGATCACCCAACACAAAATGTTTTAGCAGCCTGTGGTTTTGATATGAAATTCACTTATGTGTTGTCCG GAAAATTTTATCTAGGCGATGCTGGATTCATGCTGAAGCCTGTGATACTTACACCATATAGAAGTGTTCAGTATCACCTGAAAGAGTATTCACTACGTGAGCCACAAAATCCTAAAGAACTATTCAACCACCGGCATTCTTCATTAAGAAATGTCATTGAAAGATGTTTTGGAGTTCTAAATAAAAGATTCCCAATTATAGCTGGCGACACTGAACCATATTATTCATTTGAAACtatgagaaatatttttttggcaTGTTGTATACTGCATAACTTTTTTATGGGTGTTGATGTTGATCAATCTATAATTGATGAGGTTGACAGAGAATTACTACAAGAATGCAATATAGATAGATCACAACCAATTCAACAACGTGATGAGGAATATAGGCATGCAGCATTATTACGAGATAACATTGCGGTTAAAATGTGGAATGTGTATCAAACATTATGA